From the genome of Mustela lutreola isolate mMusLut2 chromosome 16, mMusLut2.pri, whole genome shotgun sequence, one region includes:
- the LOC131817399 gene encoding vomeronasal type-1 receptor 4-like, with protein MANSELVVGLIFLTQTMVGILGNFSLLYHYILLSFTDYRSRSTDFIHKHLTVANFLALLCKGVPQTMAAFGWKHILSHFGCKLLFFLHRMGRGVSIGSICILSVYQAITISPTNSWWAKLKVKAPKYIVPSIFLCWMLQMLVNAIFPVYIISASSDKNITGEKNFGYCSSVRHEKTTDSLHAVLLSLPDMLCLGLMLWASGTMVFILFRHKKQVQHIRRTVSARSSPESKATKTILLLVSTFVYFYSLSSVFQVILALSDNPGWILVNVTAMTAVCFPTISPFLLMSHNSKVPRLLFAWRGNIKSPYLRRNM; from the coding sequence ATGGCCAACAGCGAACTGGTGGTAGGACTGATCTTCTTAACACAGACGATGGTTGGCATCCTGGGCAATTTCTCACTTCTTTATCATTATATCCTCCTTTCCTTCACTGACTACAGGTCGAGGTCCACAGATTTCATTCACAAGCACCTGACTGTAGCCAACTTCTTAGCTCTGCTCTGTAAAGGAGTCCCCCAGACCATGGCAGCATTTGGGTGGAAACATATCCTTAGCCACTTTGGATgcaaacttcttttctttcttcacaggATGGGGAGGGGAGTATCCATCGGTAGCATCTGCATCTTGAGTGTCTACCAGGCCATCACGATCAGCCCCACAAACTCCTGGTGGGCAAAGCTTAAAGTAAAAGCTCCCAAGTACATTGTTCCCTCTATTTTCCTGTGTTGGATGCTGCAAATGCTGGTAAATGCCATTTTCCCTGTGTATATAATTAGTGCATCGAGCGACAAAAACATCACAGGTGAAAAGAATTTCGGATACTGTTCTTCAGTTCGTCATGAAAAAACCACAGACTCATTGCATGCAGTATTGCTCTCACTCCCTGACATGCTATGTTTGGGGCTCATGCTCTGGGCCAGTGGCACCATGGTTTTCATCCTGTTCAGGCATAAGAAGCAGGTCCAACATATACGAAGAACTGTCTCCGCCAGGTCCTCCCCGGAGTCCAAAGCCACCAAAACCATCCTTCTCCTGGTGAGCACCTTTGTCTACTTTtattccctctcctctgtctttcAAGTTATTTTGGCTCTTTCTGATAATCCTGGCTGGATCCTCGTGAATGTCACTGCAATGACAGCTGTGTGTTTCCCAACTATTAGCCCCTTTCTGCTCATGAGCCACAACTCCAAGGTACCCAGGCTCCTCTTTGCCTGGAGAGGGAATATAAAATCCCCTTATCTTAGGAGAAATATGTAA